The genomic DNA CTTGTGCCGAGAGCCGGCATAATGCCACGAGAATGAACGCCTACACGCTGGGCAGAACCAGCGCTGTCGGCCGTTGGCATAGTGCCCGTTCTTCGAGAGCATGTGTGAACATTGCGGACACCGTTTTGGGGGGCCATGGGCACTCCTCAAAAACTTGATGATTTTTCAAAACCATGGTAGCCGCCTTACAAAGCCGTTGCCAGTCCATAGGATCACACATTTTCTGCAAATATGCCCGCATCGACCGGCTCTCATAGGCGTCGTCGACGTCGTGGACGTGGTACACGAGGCCGCCCGGCCGGGCGTACTTCTCGGTCGCCAGGAGCGCGGCCTCCTCCATCGTCCTCATCAAGTGCCGCTGCATCACTGCCCACGCCGGCGGCGCGGACACATCCGTTGCGGTGATGGTGGTGATGTTGGCCGTAAGGCCCGCATCAGCTGTGGTGGTCAACGCACCCTCCCTAATCCTTCTGTCTTAACCGACTGCCGACTGCCAACTTCCAACTGCTAACTTCCAACTACCTGCCCCCCGGCACCCAGCTTGCGCAGTACGCCTGCGCCCACTTCTGCGTGATGTGGACCGTCCTGATCGTGTAGCCGTTGTGGTGCGGCTGGGCCTCCGCGTCAGCCCAGGCCATCGCGCCCTCGATGGTGGGGAGCTCGGCGATCCAGACCCTGCGCCAGTCCTCCTGGACGTCGATAAGCTGAAAGACCTCCAGCCGCGTCAGGCCGTGGTCCTTCGCCACTTTCCTCAACGCCGCCTCGCGGGACGCGTCGCCGCGCTGCTGCGGGGACGTGAGGTCGTACTCATGTATGTTGCGCTCGAAGACGACGGTCACGAAGCTGTCCGTGTCCGCCTTGAGTGGCGGGATGTTGCGCGGGTCAGGCGGAGGAAGCTTGGCGACGGGCTTTGCGGGGTTGGTGACCCAGGAGGCGTAGTAGTCGATACCGAGCCGTCGGGCGAGCTGGTACTCGTAGAAGCCGTACCGGCCGTACGGCGGCGCGATCTCCGCCGCGATCCACTCTTCGGCGCCGTCGAGGGCGGGGAACTCGATCTGCCAGAAGCGCTGCCACGACTTCTGCGGCGACATGAGCTTAAACCCCTCCAGCCGCATCATACCGTGCTTATGGGCGACGGAGAGCATCAGCTCAACGTGCTCCTCGGACGCGGCGCGCTGCTCCTCCTTCGTAAGGCGCTCCCACGATGGCAGCCTGCCGCCTTTGTAGAGGACGACAATGGAGTCCTTGGAGATGGACGGTCCCATAACGTTACCTCGCAGTCCCGCCGGTCGCGGACCCTAGTTGTTCGCCGGCCAGAGGCGCTCCAGTGGGTGGCCAGTGCCGGCTGTCGCTGCGCTGCCCCTATCCACCTTCCGACCCGCCTGGAACACGTCCACGACGTTCTTCAGATCTGCCACGTCCCTTGAAGGGTCGCCGTTCACGACGAGGATATCGACCTCTTTGCCGGGCTCCAGGCTGCCTACCTTGTCGTCTATCCAGCAGGACTTTGCGGCGTTCAGCGTCGCGGCGGTGAGCGCCTGCATCGCCGTCATGCCGCCCTTGACGTGGTAGACCACCTCGTTGTGGAACTGTCCGAGGGTGTGTTTGCCCCAGGCGGCGTCCGACCCGGCGGCCATCTTCACCCCGGCCTTGTGCATGCGGAAGAAGGACTCCAGAATGAAGTCGCGCATCTTCATCCGGTGGTCCTGCACGGCTTGCTCCTCGGGTGTAAGGCCGAACTTGGCCTTCTTCTCCTCGGTCGCGTTGATGATAATGGAGGTGCCGTAGATGGTCATATTGACCATCGCGCCCTGCTTGAGGATGCGCTC from SAR202 cluster bacterium includes the following:
- a CDS encoding amidohydrolase family protein is translated as MKAIVEEAHKFGKHTGAHCMTAQGMLNCLDAGVDTIIHARHHDENGNNVYRPDVTERILKQGAMVNMTIYGTSIIINATEEKKAKFGLTPEEQAVQDHRMKMRDFILESFFRMHKAGVKMAAGSDAAWGKHTLGQFHNEVVYHVKGGMTAMQALTAATLNAAKSCWIDDKVGSLEPGKEVDILVVNGDPSRDVADLKNVVDVFQAGRKVDRGSAATAGTGHPLERLWPANN